CGCCGGGCTCGCCGCGGAGCTTCGTGAGGGTGAGATCACCCTGCTCGACGTCCGCTGGCGGCTCGGCGGCCCGCCGGGCATCGAGTCCTACCGCGAGGGCCACATCCCCGGTGCGCTCTTCTGCGACCTGGACCACGACCTCGCCGCTCCGCCGGGTCCCGGCGGACGTCACCCCCTGCCGTCCGGTGAGGACTTCCAGGCGGCCATGCGCCGCCTGGGGGTCTCCGCGTCCCGGCCCGTCGTCGTCTACGACGAGGCCGACTCCACCTCAGCCGCGCGCGCCTGGTGGACCCTGCGCTACTTCGGCCACCCTCGCGTCCGCGTCCTGGACGGCGGCCTGCGGGCCTGGGCCGAGGAGTCCCTCCCCGTGACCAAGGAGATCCCGCCGCCTCCGCCTCCCGGCGACTTCGCCGCCGTCCCCGGCGGCATGGACATCCTCACCCCCGAGCAGGCCGCCGCCGTCGCCGGTGACGGCGTGCTGCTCGACGCGCGCGCCGCCGAGCGGTACCGCGGCGAGGTGGAGCCGGTCGATCCCGTGGCCGGTCACATCCCCGGCGCCGTCAGCGCACCCACCATGGAGAACGTCGAGCCCTCCGGCCGCTTCCACTCACGTGAGTTCCTGACCGAACGCTTCAACACCCTCGGCGCCGTCCCCGGCGTCCCGGTGGGGGCCTACTGCGGCTCAGGCGTGACCGCGTCCCACCAGGTGCTGGCCCTGACGATCGCGGGCCTGCCGGCCGCGCTCTACCCCGGCTCGTGGTCCCACTGGGTCACCGACCCCGCAAGGCCCGTCGCCACCGGCTGACCGGCCGGCGGGCGGCCCGGAGAGCCGAAGCACACGGAGCCGGCACGGTGGCCCGCGCGGACGGCCACCACCGCCGGCTGCGTGGCCGGTGTCACTGTGTCGCCACCGGCCGGCCGGTCAGCGGACGGCCGAGGGAGCCGAAGCACATGAAGCCGGGTACGGCGGTGCGCTCGCCGGCGGCGGCCAGGGCCTCGGCGGGGCCGCCGCCACGTGCTAGCAGCGAGTGGAAGGTCGTCATGAGCGCGTGGGCCTCCTCGTCGCGCACCGGTAGCAGCCCGGCGACGACACAGGCGGAGCCGCGGTCGAGGAAGGCCCCCGGCAGGCCGAGCGGGGTGCCGTCCACCGGTGCGTACGCCATGCCGGCGTCGCAGGCCGACAGCACGACCAGCCACGGCACGCGTGCCAGCGCGAGGACGTCGTAGGCCATGAGCGGGCCGTCGTGCAGCGCGACGCTCGACAGAAGCGGGGAACGTGCGCAGAAGCGGCCGTGGGCCGCGATGTGAGCGACGCCGGCCTCGCCGAGTGCGTCGAGCACCCCGGACACGGTGGCCGCCTCCTCAGGCGTCTCAGACCGGTCAGACGGGACATGCGGGTCATGCGGATCAGACGGCTCAGGCGCGCGGTGGACGCGGCGGACGGCGGCGGCCTCGGCGGCGGCGTGCGCGAGGCCGGGACCGGCTACGGCGATCACGTGCGGGGACGGGCCCACCGGGGGGCGGCGCGCCGCGGCCAGCCAGGAGGCGGCGCTCGCGGCGACGCAGAGGGGTCGGCCGCGTAACGGGGGGAGCGCCGGCCACGGCACCGTGTGCAGGGCCCCGGTGGGGACGAGTACGAGCGGACGGTCGCCGATGTCCCTGGCCAGCGGGCCGAGAAGTTGCGCGGCCAGCGCCGCCGCGGCGGGGTGCCACGCGGGACTCGCCGGCGTGAGCCTGTGATCTCTGCCGCGGAGCCGATCCGGGCCGGCCGGGTCAGCGGTGGCGCGGCGGAGAGCATGGCGCAGGCGGAGGGTGGCCTCGGTGGCGGTGGTCAGCGAGCCGAGGCGGCGCAGCGCGCAGTGGCTCTCGGTGACGACGACGGCGGTCAGCGCGTCGCCGTGGCGGACGAGCTCCACCAGCGCGGCGCCGCGCAGCGCGGGCCGCAGGTGGTCGGGGGTCACCCGGCGTGTGCGGCGACCCCGGGCCAGGGCACGCCAGTGCTCGGCCCAGGCGAGCACCGGTTCCGGCTCGTCGTCCAGCAGGGCCAGGCCGAGGCCGAAGTCGGCGAGGCGCTCACCGTCCCGCACGGCGTGCGCGCGGACGGCCGGGTCGGCCAGCCGGTCGTTGCCCTCTGTCGCGGCGCGCAGCCCGGCGCGCAGCTCGGCCTGAGCGCCGGGGATGTCGCCGTCCAGGCAGCGGTTCAAGGCGGCGGCGTGGCGCAGCACCACCCGGTGCGCTCTGGCGGCGGGCCGGCCGCTGAGGACGTGCGCCAGCTCGGCACGGGTGTCCGCGATCTTGCCGAGGGTAAGGGTCGTCTCGGCCGTCGTGAGCCGTAACGCCGCCGCGGGGCCGGCCCAGCCGTCGGCGGCGAGCCTGGCGGCCAGAGCGCGTGCCTCGGTGAGCGACCTGGCGGCGTGCGCGGGGTTCTCGGCCTGCCTGGCGCGGAACATGGTCTCCTCGGCCAGCGACACCCAGGTGAGACGGCCCTGCGCGGTCAGCTCGGCCGCCGCGTGAACGGCGGTCACGTACGCCTGGCGCGGGTCACCCTGCAAGAGCTCGATCTGGGCCAGCACCAGGCGCGACTCGGCCAGGGTGACCTGGGCCCCGGCCGCCGTCAGGTCGGGGACGGCTTGCGCGAGCACCGCGCGGGCCTCACCGGGGAGGTGCGCGGCGAGCAGCGCGTCGGCGAAGTCGGCGCGCATGGCGGCCAGCCGCTCGGGGTACGGCGCGAGCGCCGTCACCGCGCGCCGGTAGGCCGTGAACGCGGACGCGATGTCGCCGCGCTTGGTGGCGACGAACGGAAGGTTCGCCTGCGCCAAGGCGGAGACGTGGTCCAGCCCCGCGGCCCCCGCGGCGGCGGCGCACGCCGCGAGATCGCGGGACGCCGCGTCGTACCGCTCCAGGTAGGTCAGCGCGATCCCGCGGTTCAGCAGGGCTCCGGCGAGGAACTTGGGGTCCCCGGCGCCGGTGAGCGCGGTGACGGCCGTGTCGCACCGTGCGACGGCCTCGGCGTGCCTGCCGAGCCGCACCAGCGCGACGGCGCGCTGCACGCCGAGCCTCGCGAGGTCGAGCCCGGCCAGGTGTCCCTCGGCGGCGTCCGCGACCTCAAGGGCCCCGAGCGGGTCGCCGAGGTCGGCGAGGATCGGCACCAGCGACAGCCGGGCCTGCGCCGCTCGGGACGGCAGCCCCTCCGCCGCGTCCACGGCTCTGCCGAGATGCTCCGCGGCGAGCGCCAGCCGTCCGAACTCCCGCGCCGCGAGCGCCAGCGCGCGGTGCGCCACCGACTCGGCCTCCGCGCACCGGACCGTGACAGCCCGCGCCAGCACGTCCCCCGCCAGCCTCCGCGCCGCCGAAGGATCGGCCCCGCACAGCCGCACCGCCTCCTCCGCGGCGGTGACCAGCTCACGGCCGAGCGTGCCTTCAGGCCGTCCCGTCATCGCACGCGGTGCCAGCGGGTGGCGACCGGCGGCAGTTCGGGGCGATGGCAGACGACGCTGAGCCAGCCGTGCGGCAGGCCTGTGGTCGCGAAGTCACCGGAGCCGGCGGGGAAACGGACCTTGCTCAGGTACGGCGTGCGGATCTCGACCCGTGTTCCCGCCTGCGGCGCGGGGAGGATCTGTCCCGCGAGGTCGAAGTGCTCTGCGTACACCGTGACCTCCAGGTCGAAGGTGATCTCACCGGCCGCGAACCGCAGGAGCCGGGTCCCCGCGTCCTCGTGGTCGGTGAGCGACGTCTCCGCGCCTCGCCGCGGCGCGGCCATCCCCCGGTGGCCTCCATCTCCCTGGACCGGCACGGGGAGCGCCATCACCGCACCCGGCAACCGCAACGCGTGCACGGCACGCGCGTCGGCCCCCACCCGCGCCGGCACGGGGTCGGTCCCCGCCGCGATCCGCAGGGCCGCGAGGAGATATTCGTCGCCGTCGATGACAGTGCCTTCCTGTTCGCGTGGCCGCCGGGACTCCGGTGGTGACGTCATGGGTTCTCCTGCTGCCAGATGGCGCGAAGCTGCGCGAGGCAGCGGCTCCGTGTGGGGCCGATGCTGCCGATCGGCATGTCCAGGTGGTGGGAGATCTGGGTGTAGCGGGCCTCCGGCGCGGTGGCCATCAGGCGCAGGAGAGCGGGACAGGGGGACCGGAGGCGTTTGACGGCGGACCAGAGGCGGTGGGCCTCGTCGGTGTCGAGGACGGTGGTCATGGGATCGGGGGTACGGGGAGCGGGGAGGTCGTCGGGGAGGCCGGGGTGGTGGCGTGCGGTGTGGCGGGTCATGCGGCAGGCCTCGTTGCGGGTGACGGTGACGAGCCAGGCGCCGACGCGGGCGGGGTCGCGGACGGTGTGGTGGTGCTCGGCCAGGCGGAGCCACGCGGCCTGGACGGCGTCGGAGGCGTCGGCGGCGCTCAGGCCGAAGGCCCGGGCCACGGCCCACATGCGGTGGCCGTAGCGGTCGACCAGCTCTCGCCAGGACCGTTCGTCGAGGAAGTCATGAGACATGGGGGTCATCGAGGAAGTCATGAGACATGGAGGTCTTCGAGGGAGTCGTGAGCCTTGGGGGTCTTCGAAGAAGTCGTGACACTTGGGGATCTTCGAGGGAGCGGGGACGTCAGGGTGATTACTTCACGTGGTCGGATGAGTGCTTCGCGTGATGAACGCACCTTAGCGGGGAGCGGGGACCATGACACCGAGATCCGGCATGCGGGGGTTGCGCCGCTCGTCGAGGACGTGGGCCGCGGCCTCGGCGGGGGACATGTGGCGTGCCGCGTCGGCGATGGCGCCGGCGACCACGGCGGCGCTGAACGACGTGCCGCTCCACACGGCGTACCCGTCGAAGCGGTCGAAGCTCACGAAACTGCTCGCCAGCGCCTCGCCGCGCGCGCAGGCGTCCACCCATGGGCCGAAGGCCGAGAACCGCGCGCGGGCCGCACCCGAGGTGTCCAGGGCCGCCACGGCGATCACTCCGGGGAGCGCGGCGGGCCAGAACGGCCGGGGTGAGGCGGTGTTGCCGGCGCAGGCGACGACGACCGTGTCCGGCATGGCGGCCAGCGCGCTCTCGATGAGAGGGGAGGGCCGGTCGTCGTAGGTGTGGCAGCCGAAGGACATGAGCAGCACGTCGACGCGCTCGCCGCGCAGGCACGCCAGCGCGCGCAGCACCCCGGCCTCGTCGCCGACGCCGTTGCCGTCCAGGACCTTCAGCACGCGCAGCCGCACGCCGGGGGCCTGGCGCAGCAGGAGGCCCGCGATGAACGTGCCGTGTCCCGCCTGGCCGTCCAGCACCCCGTCGCCGTCGGCGTCCGGCACCTCCCGCGCCTGGTCGTGGAACCAGTCGCTGCCGGTGAACCACGGGTGCGGGGCCACCCCGGTGTCGAGCACGGCCGCGGTCACGCGGGACGGCTCACCGGCGCGGTACGGCGGCGGGGCCGCGGGCCGCGGCGCGCCGGTGGGGCCGCCGAAGAACAGCGGCTGGCCGATCACCACGTGGTTCGGCGACACCACATGGCCCTGCTCGGCGAGCTCGGCGGCGAGCAGGCAGGGGTCGGCGCCGGGGGCGAGCCGCAGGACGTAGAAACCGTCGCGGCGCTCGGCCGACTGCGTCCACCGCTCGGCGGCCACGGGGGAGCGGGCCAGCAGCTCACCCGGCCGGATGAGCGCGCCTCTGCCGGGGTCCCTCTCGACGACCTGAACCTTCATGACGGCCTCCTTCACGATAGAGTAAACACGGAGTGTGTCATTCCCCATACGGAAGGTGGCCAAGCTTGATTAGGTATGACCCGGCTCTGGTGCCCTGCCGCGACGGACGGTAGTCTCTCCCTCAGTCACTTGTGATCATCCCAGTATGAGGACGTTGGGGAAGGCGCACCTCGTACGAAACGGGAGGTCCGGTGTCTGCTCGTGGCGTGCTGTACGTCCACTCGGCTCAGCCCGCGCTGTGCCCGCACATCGAATGGGCGGTCGCGGGTGTCCTTGGCGTCCCTGTCGACCTGTCGTGGACACCTCAGCCAGCGCAGCCTGGCACCGTGCGCACGCAGGCCGAGTGGGAGGGTCGTCCCGGCACGGCCGCGGCCATCACCTCGTCGCTCATGGGCTGGCAGCGCATCCGCTTCGAGATCACCGAGGACGCCTCCCCGGGGGTGGACGGCGCTCGACATGCCTACACCCCCACCCTGGGGGCCTTCACGGCGGTGATCGGCGTC
The window above is part of the Sphaerisporangium rubeum genome. Proteins encoded here:
- a CDS encoding DUF3145 family protein; this translates as MSARGVLYVHSAQPALCPHIEWAVAGVLGVPVDLSWTPQPAQPGTVRTQAEWEGRPGTAAAITSSLMGWQRIRFEITEDASPGVDGARHAYTPTLGAFTAVIGVSGDIHVPEDRLRNVMLMASQGRADLSEELDKLLGKQWDEELEPFRYAGDGAPVRWLHAAV
- a CDS encoding rhodanese-like domain-containing protein; translated protein: MPTADPSPLVTAAGLAAELREGEITLLDVRWRLGGPPGIESYREGHIPGALFCDLDHDLAAPPGPGGRHPLPSGEDFQAAMRRLGVSASRPVVVYDEADSTSAARAWWTLRYFGHPRVRVLDGGLRAWAEESLPVTKEIPPPPPPGDFAAVPGGMDILTPEQAAAVAGDGVLLDARAAERYRGEVEPVDPVAGHIPGAVSAPTMENVEPSGRFHSREFLTERFNTLGAVPGVPVGAYCGSGVTASHQVLALTIAGLPAALYPGSWSHWVTDPARPVATG
- a CDS encoding CHAT domain-containing protein; this translates as MTGRPEGTLGRELVTAAEEAVRLCGADPSAARRLAGDVLARAVTVRCAEAESVAHRALALAAREFGRLALAAEHLGRAVDAAEGLPSRAAQARLSLVPILADLGDPLGALEVADAAEGHLAGLDLARLGVQRAVALVRLGRHAEAVARCDTAVTALTGAGDPKFLAGALLNRGIALTYLERYDAASRDLAACAAAAGAAGLDHVSALAQANLPFVATKRGDIASAFTAYRRAVTALAPYPERLAAMRADFADALLAAHLPGEARAVLAQAVPDLTAAGAQVTLAESRLVLAQIELLQGDPRQAYVTAVHAAAELTAQGRLTWVSLAEETMFRARQAENPAHAARSLTEARALAARLAADGWAGPAAALRLTTAETTLTLGKIADTRAELAHVLSGRPAARAHRVVLRHAAALNRCLDGDIPGAQAELRAGLRAATEGNDRLADPAVRAHAVRDGERLADFGLGLALLDDEPEPVLAWAEHWRALARGRRTRRVTPDHLRPALRGAALVELVRHGDALTAVVVTESHCALRRLGSLTTATEATLRLRHALRRATADPAGPDRLRGRDHRLTPASPAWHPAAAALAAQLLGPLARDIGDRPLVLVPTGALHTVPWPALPPLRGRPLCVAASAASWLAAARRPPVGPSPHVIAVAGPGLAHAAAEAAAVRRVHRAPEPSDPHDPHVPSDRSETPEEAATVSGVLDALGEAGVAHIAAHGRFCARSPLLSSVALHDGPLMAYDVLALARVPWLVVLSACDAGMAYAPVDGTPLGLPGAFLDRGSACVVAGLLPVRDEEAHALMTTFHSLLARGGGPAEALAAAGERTAVPGFMCFGSLGRPLTGRPVATQ
- a CDS encoding S8 family peptidase gives rise to the protein MKVQVVERDPGRGALIRPGELLARSPVAAERWTQSAERRDGFYVLRLAPGADPCLLAAELAEQGHVVSPNHVVIGQPLFFGGPTGAPRPAAPPPYRAGEPSRVTAAVLDTGVAPHPWFTGSDWFHDQAREVPDADGDGVLDGQAGHGTFIAGLLLRQAPGVRLRVLKVLDGNGVGDEAGVLRALACLRGERVDVLLMSFGCHTYDDRPSPLIESALAAMPDTVVVACAGNTASPRPFWPAALPGVIAVAALDTSGAARARFSAFGPWVDACARGEALASSFVSFDRFDGYAVWSGTSFSAAVVAGAIADAARHMSPAEAAAHVLDERRNPRMPDLGVMVPAPR
- a CDS encoding RNA polymerase sigma factor, encoding MTPMSHDFLDERSWRELVDRYGHRMWAVARAFGLSAADASDAVQAAWLRLAEHHHTVRDPARVGAWLVTVTRNEACRMTRHTARHHPGLPDDLPAPRTPDPMTTVLDTDEAHRLWSAVKRLRSPCPALLRLMATAPEARYTQISHHLDMPIGSIGPTRSRCLAQLRAIWQQENP